One window of the Pedobacter ginsengisoli genome contains the following:
- the folP gene encoding dihydropteroate synthase, whose product MAKDTFLNRKTTLNVKGKLTDISAPCVMGILNLTPDSFYNNSRAGSLDDALQKAEAFLKDGAKFIDIGAYSSRPGAAEVSPDEELKRIVPVVEAITKKLPEVIISIDTFRARVAKESIEAGAHIINDIASGDMDEAMFETVASLQVPYIMMHMKGTPQTMQQQTEYKDLTLDITDYFSHKLAELQKLGVKDIILDPGFGFAKTLDQNYQLLNQLQDFNIFELPLLVGFSRKSMIYKFLGLTPQEALNGTSVLNTIALLKGAGILRVHDVKAALECIALVQKTQQQ is encoded by the coding sequence ATGGCTAAAGATACATTTTTAAACCGAAAGACTACACTAAACGTCAAAGGCAAGCTGACGGATATAAGTGCTCCATGTGTAATGGGCATCCTTAATCTAACCCCAGACTCTTTTTACAATAACAGCAGGGCCGGTTCTTTAGACGATGCATTGCAAAAAGCGGAAGCATTTCTGAAAGATGGGGCTAAGTTTATTGATATAGGGGCGTATTCCTCTCGTCCTGGTGCAGCAGAAGTAAGTCCGGATGAAGAGTTAAAAAGAATAGTTCCGGTTGTAGAGGCTATCACAAAAAAGTTACCTGAAGTAATCATTTCTATAGACACATTTAGGGCCAGAGTGGCGAAAGAAAGTATAGAAGCAGGTGCTCATATTATAAATGATATCGCATCGGGCGATATGGATGAAGCCATGTTTGAAACTGTTGCTTCACTTCAGGTGCCATACATTATGATGCATATGAAGGGAACGCCTCAAACCATGCAGCAACAAACAGAATACAAAGATCTCACCTTAGACATTACAGATTATTTTTCTCATAAACTCGCAGAATTACAGAAACTGGGGGTAAAAGATATCATACTGGATCCCGGATTTGGGTTTGCAAAAACTTTAGATCAGAATTATCAGCTATTAAATCAGCTTCAGGACTTTAATATCTTTGAGCTCCCCCTGCTTGTAGGCTTTTCAAGAAAATCAATGATCTATAAATTCCTGGGCTTAACCCCGCAAGAAGCACTTAACGGAACATCGGTATTGAATACTATAGCCCTGTTAAAAGGGGCAGGCATTTTGCGTGTTCACGATGTGAAAGCTGCATTAGAGTGTATTGCTTTAGTTCAAAAGACGCAGCAACAATAA
- a CDS encoding BT_3928 family protein → MNKAVLNFCRIFVGILFIFSGLIKANDPLGFGYKLQEYFEVFHMPFLSGMATGIAILLCVFEIVLGALLLFGFWRKQVTTGLLVVIIFFTFLTFVSAAFKVVTSCGCFGDAIPLTPWQSFSKDLVLLVMIVFLFRNRDKINPVTNHAGWQSALFAIVLTFSLMFSQFTYSRLPILDFLPYKVGASLPELMKIPAGAKPDEYLIMYNMKNKETGETKVMSDKDYLKTEIWKDDNWEIIGDPESKLIKKGYEPKIKDLQITDASGTDYTKELIENPYYNLVIVAYNLKDSNEEGMAKINAIALNATEQFNIRSVLLTSSSAQDADAYSKRMKLFSEIFYADAVPLKSMVRANPGVLLLKNGVVVNKWHYNNVPSFDELTKMYFAK, encoded by the coding sequence ATGAATAAAGCGGTACTAAACTTTTGCAGGATATTTGTTGGTATCCTCTTTATATTTTCAGGGTTAATAAAAGCAAACGATCCGCTTGGGTTTGGCTATAAACTACAGGAGTATTTCGAGGTATTTCATATGCCATTTCTTAGCGGTATGGCTACCGGAATTGCAATACTGCTTTGTGTGTTCGAAATTGTGCTGGGCGCCTTATTGCTTTTTGGTTTTTGGCGCAAGCAGGTAACCACCGGTTTATTGGTAGTTATTATTTTCTTCACATTTCTAACCTTTGTTTCGGCAGCATTTAAAGTAGTAACCTCATGTGGTTGTTTTGGCGATGCCATTCCATTAACGCCATGGCAATCGTTTTCTAAAGACCTTGTTTTACTGGTGATGATTGTTTTTTTATTCAGAAACCGCGACAAGATAAATCCTGTTACTAACCATGCCGGATGGCAAAGTGCTTTATTTGCTATTGTACTTACTTTTTCACTGATGTTTAGTCAGTTTACCTATAGCAGATTGCCAATATTAGATTTTCTGCCGTATAAGGTTGGCGCCAGCTTGCCTGAGCTGATGAAGATACCGGCAGGGGCAAAGCCTGATGAATACTTAATCATGTATAACATGAAGAATAAAGAAACAGGTGAAACAAAGGTGATGAGTGATAAAGATTATCTGAAAACAGAAATCTGGAAGGATGATAACTGGGAAATTATTGGAGATCCGGAAAGTAAACTGATTAAAAAAGGTTATGAACCTAAAATAAAAGACCTGCAAATAACCGATGCTTCGGGCACTGATTATACCAAAGAGCTGATAGAAAATCCTTATTACAATCTTGTAATTGTAGCCTACAATTTAAAAGATTCTAATGAGGAAGGTATGGCCAAAATAAATGCCATCGCATTAAATGCAACAGAGCAATTCAATATCAGGTCGGTATTGTTAACTTCCAGCTCAGCGCAGGATGCAGATGCTTACAGCAAAAGAATGAAACTGTTTAGCGAGATTTTTTATGCTGATGCTGTTCCTTTAAAAAGTATGGTTAGGGCAAACCCTGGTGTACTTTTGTTAAAAAACGGTGTTGTGGTAAATAAATGGCATTATAATAATGTCCCTTCTTTTGACGAACTTACTAAAATGTATTTTGCTAAATAA
- a CDS encoding DUF1599 domain-containing protein — protein MATNTSQEFDSVIAVCKSLFLKKTNDYGTAWRILRPASITDQIFIKAQRIRTLEEKKVSKVGEDVVSEYIGIINYCAIAMMQLELGEDDPYELGVEMVEKLFDEKVNGTKELMFAKNHDYGEAWRDMRISSLTDLILMKILRVKQIEDNLGQTLASEGVNANYQDMLNYAVFALIKLGVK, from the coding sequence TTGGCAACAAACACTTCACAAGAATTTGACTCGGTAATAGCGGTTTGCAAATCGCTTTTTTTAAAGAAAACAAACGACTATGGAACAGCATGGCGGATACTAAGGCCGGCTTCTATAACAGACCAGATTTTTATTAAAGCACAGCGAATCCGTACGCTGGAAGAAAAGAAGGTATCTAAAGTAGGAGAAGATGTGGTTTCTGAATATATAGGGATTATTAATTATTGTGCAATTGCAATGATGCAACTTGAACTGGGAGAAGATGATCCATATGAACTGGGTGTAGAAATGGTAGAGAAGCTTTTTGATGAGAAGGTAAATGGCACTAAAGAACTTATGTTTGCCAAAAATCACGACTATGGTGAGGCCTGGAGAGACATGCGAATCAGCTCTTTAACAGATCTGATTTTAATGAAAATATTAAGGGTAAAACAAATAGAAGACAACCTGGGGCAGACCCTTGCCTCTGAAGGAGTAAATGCAAATTATCAGGATATGTTAAATTATGCTGTTTTTGCTTTAATTAAGTTGGGCGTAAAATAG
- a CDS encoding ABC transporter permease: MLQYAFKKFIYGFAVMAGVIVVVFVLFNVLPGDPARMTMGQRSDVQSLEAVRKEFGLDRSKPEQFFLYLNDLSPIGLHDNNKETKDKYRYIKLFPLGDDVVAFKWPYLRRSYQTKRDVTTILTETVPNTFILALTAMIFATIIGVFLGVLSAVHKDSWIDKLANAFAILGISAPSFFAGIIIAWLFGFVLSDYTGLNMSGSLYSYDPFEGEVTTWKNLWLPMLTLGLRPLAIIVQLTRSAMLDVLAQDYIRTARAKGLGRNAIIYKHALRNALNPVITAISGWFASLLAGSFFVEYIFGYNGLGRTTVSALEMSDFPVVMGSILFIAFVFVVINIFVDILYAFVDPRVKLA, translated from the coding sequence ATGTTGCAATACGCTTTTAAAAAATTCATTTATGGATTTGCCGTTATGGCGGGCGTAATTGTAGTGGTTTTTGTATTGTTTAACGTATTGCCCGGAGATCCGGCAAGGATGACCATGGGGCAGCGATCTGATGTGCAGTCATTAGAAGCTGTACGTAAAGAGTTTGGCCTGGATAGGTCCAAACCAGAACAATTCTTTCTTTATTTAAACGATCTTTCGCCAATAGGCTTGCATGATAATAATAAGGAAACCAAAGATAAGTACCGCTATATAAAGCTGTTTCCCCTTGGTGATGATGTGGTTGCCTTTAAATGGCCTTATTTGCGGCGCTCTTATCAAACTAAGCGTGATGTTACAACCATTCTTACTGAAACTGTTCCTAATACGTTTATTTTAGCTCTTACGGCTATGATATTTGCTACAATAATAGGCGTTTTTCTAGGTGTGTTATCTGCTGTGCACAAAGATAGCTGGATTGACAAGCTTGCCAATGCGTTTGCTATTTTGGGGATATCGGCCCCATCTTTTTTTGCAGGGATTATTATAGCCTGGCTTTTTGGCTTTGTACTTAGCGATTATACCGGATTAAATATGTCTGGCAGCTTGTATAGCTATGACCCATTTGAGGGAGAGGTGACCACCTGGAAAAATCTGTGGCTGCCAATGTTAACGCTTGGGTTAAGGCCTCTGGCTATTATTGTACAACTTACGCGCAGTGCGATGCTGGATGTTTTAGCGCAGGACTACATTAGAACCGCGCGGGCTAAGGGTTTGGGTAGAAACGCAATCATCTACAAGCATGCACTTAGAAATGCTTTAAATCCCGTTATTACTGCCATTTCGGGGTGGTTTGCTTCGTTACTGGCAGGTTCATTTTTTGTTGAATATATTTTTGGTTATAATGGTTTAGGACGCACAACTGTGAGTGCACTGGAAATGTCGGACTTTCCGGTGGTGATGGGTTCCATACTTTTTATTGCCTTTGTTTTTGTAGTAATTAATATTTTTGTAGATATATTATATGCCTTTGTTGATCCGAGGGTAAAATTGGCTTAA